A window of Fragaria vesca subsp. vesca linkage group LG7, FraVesHawaii_1.0, whole genome shotgun sequence contains these coding sequences:
- the LOC101303932 gene encoding calcium-transporting ATPase, endoplasmic reticulum-type-like, whose protein sequence is MDEKPLPAWTWSVDQCLKKHHVKLEQGLSTFEVEKRRERYGWNELTKEKGKPLWRLVLEQFDDTLVKILLAAAFISFALAFMHGSESGESGFEAYVEPFVIVLILVLNAIVGVWQESNAEKALEALKQMQSESAKVLRDMYLVPDLPARELVPGDIVELRVGDKVPADMRVAVLKTSTLRVEQSSLTGEAMPVLKSTDPIFIDDCELQAKESMVFAGTTVVNGSCLCIVVSTGMNTEIGKIQKQIHEASLEEDDTPLKKKLDEFGSKFTTGIGFACLIVWVMNYKNFISWEMKDGWPVNVRFSFERCTYYFKIAVALAVAAIPEGLPAVITTCLALGTRKMAQKNAIVRKLPSVETLGCTSVICSDKTGTLTTNQMSVTEFFTLGGKTTASRMIHVQGTTYDPKDGGIVDWTCFNMDANMQAMAEICAVCNDAGIYFDGQLFRATGLPTEAALKVLVEKMGVPDIKARNKVRDSQLAASYLIDSTSVKLGCCEWWTKRSKKVATLEFDRVRKSMSVIAQGPTGHNRLLVKGAVESLLERTSHVQLADGSVVPIDEPCKQSLLMRLLEMSSKGLRCLGFAYKDNLGELSDYSSGSHPANKMLQDPACYSSIESDLVFVGIVGLRDPPRDEVGKAIEDCKEAGIRVMVITGDNKSTAEAICQEIKLFSKIEELKGRSFTGKEFMALSPSQQTEILSKPGGKVFSRAEPRHKQEIVRMLKEMGEIVAMTGDGVNDAPALKLADIGIAMGITGTEVAKEASDMVLADDNFSTIVSAVAEGRAIYTNMKAFIRYMISSNVGEVISIFLTAALGIPECMIPVQLLWVNLVTDGPPATALGFNPADIHIMKKPPRKSNDALMNSWVLFRYLVIGSYVGIATVGVFILWYTQASFMGINLVSDGHTLVGLSQLRNWGVCSSWSNFTAAPFMVNGGRMITFTDPCDYFSVGKVKAMTLSLSVLVAIEMFNSLNALSEDISLLKMPPWKNPWLLVAMSASFGLHCLILYIPFLADVFGVVPLNLNEWLLVVMISAPVILIDEVLKLVGRSRRWRAKKEKTA, encoded by the exons ATGGATGAAAAGCCATTGCCGGCATGGACATGGTCAGTTGATCAGTGTCTGAAAAAGCATCATGTAAAACTAGAGCAGGGTCTGAGCACTTTTGAGGTTGAGAAGCGGCGTGAAAGGTACGGTTGGAATGAGCTTACCAAAGAGAAAGGGAAGCCTTTATGGCGGCTTGTATTAGAGCAGTTTGATGACACACTTGTGAAGATACTTCTAGCTGCAGCCTTCATCTCGTTCGCTTTAGCTTTCATGCATGGAAGTGAGTCAGGGGAGTCAGGGTTTGAGGCCTATGTGGAACCATTTGTGATAGTCTTGATTCTGGTGCTTAATGCTATTGTTGGTGTTTGGCAAGAGAGCAATGCTGAAAAAGCACTTGAAGCTCTTAAACAGATGCAAAGTGAATCTGCAAAGGTCCTAAGGGACATGTATTTGGTGCCAGATTTGCCTGCAAGAGAACTTGTCCCTGGCGATATTGTGGAGTTGCGAGTTGGGGACAAAGTCCCTGCTGATATGAGAGTCGCAGTTTTGAAAACCTCAACTTTGCGAGTTGAGCAGAGCTCATTGACCGGAGAGGCAATGCCTGTTTTGAAGAGCACTGATCCTATATTCATTGATGACTGTGAGCTGCAAGCTAAAGAAAGTATGGTTTTTGCAGGCACAACAGTTGTAAATGGTAGCTGTCTTTGTATCGTTGTTAGCACTGGGATGAACACTGAGATTGGCAAAATACAAAAGCAAATACATGAGGCTTCTTTGGAAGAAGATGACACCCCTTTGAAGAAGAAGCTTGATGAGTTTGGGAGCAAGTTTACTACAGGAATTGGGTTCGCTTGCCTCATTGTTTGGGTTATGAACTACAAAAACTTCATTTCATGGGAGATGAAAGATGGATGGCCAGTAAATGTGCGGTTTTCTTTTGAGAGGTGCACATACTATTTTAAGATAGCTGTTGCACTTGCAGTAGCTGCAATCCCAGAAGGTCTTCCTGCTGTTATTACAACTTGCTTAGCTCTTGGGACAAGGAAGATGGCACAAAAAAATGCAATTGTGAGGAAGCTTCCGAGTGTAGAAACCTTAGGATGTACAAGTGTGATTTGCTCAGATAAAACTGGGACTTTGACAACAAATCAGATGTCTGTGACAGAATTCTTCACTTTGGGTGGGAAAACCACAGCTTCTCGAATGATTCATGTTCAAGGCACAACTTATGATCCCAAGGATGGGGGAATTGTTGATTGGACTTGCTTCAATATGGATGCAAATATGCAAGCCATGGCAGAAATATGTGCTGTATGCAATGATGCTGGGATTTATTTTGATGGTCAGCTCTTTCGAGCTACAGGTTTACCAACTGAGGCAGCTCTTAAAGTTTTGGTTGAAAAGATGGGAGTTCCAGACATTAAGGCAAGGAACAAAGTTCGTGACTCACAGCTTGCTGCAAGCTACTTAATTGACTCCACCTCAGTGAAATTAG GCTGTTGTGAGTGGTGGACAAAAAGATCGAAAAAGGTTGCTACACTAGAGTTTGACCGTGTCCGAAAATCAATGAGTGTTATTGCTCAGGGGCCAACTGGGCATAATAGACTTCTTGTTAAG GGTGCTGTTGAGAGTTTACTAGAACGAACTTCGCATGTACAACTTGCAGATGGATCCGTTGTTCCAATAGATGAACCTTGTAAACAATCATTGCTAATGAGACTCTTGGAGATGAGTTCAAAGGGTTTAAGGTGCTTGGGTTTTGCATATAAAGATAACTTAGGAGAGCTCTCAGATTATTCTTCTGGGAGTCATCCAGCTAACAAGATGTTGCAGGATCCAGCCTGCTACTCCTCCATCGAAAGTGACTTAGTTTTTGTAGGAATTGTTGGCTTAAGA GACCCTCCTCGTGATGAAGTTGGCAAAGCAATCGAAGACTGTAAAGAAGCTGGAATTAGAGTTATGGTTATAACTGGAGATAATAAGTCTACAGCTGAAGCTATCTGTCAAGAAATCAAATTGTTTTCGAAAATTGAGGAGCTGAAAGGGAGAAGCTTTACAGGAAAAGAATTCATGGCTCTTTCACCATCACAACAAACGGAAATTTTATCAAAACCAGGAGGGAAGGTTTTCTCTCGTGCCGAGCCTAGACATAAGCAAGAAATAGTAAGGATGCTTAAAGAGATGGGGGAGATTGTAGCAATGACTGGAGATGGAGTGAATGATGCACCGGCACTTAAACTTGCTGACATTGGAATCGCCATGGGCATTACTGGAACGGAG GTAGCAAAAGAAGCTTCAGATATGGTTTTGGCTGATGACAATTTCAGTACCATTGTTTCAGCTGTTGCAGAGGGCCGTGCCATTTACACTAATATGAAAGCTTTTATCAG GTACATGATATCTTCAAATGTTGGAGAGGTAATATCCATATTCTTGACCGCGGCGCTGGGAATACCCGAGTGTATGATACCTGTGCAGCTTCTATGGGTAAATTTAGTTACAGATGGACCTCCTGCAACAGCTCTTGGCTTTAACCCGGCTGACATTCACATTATGAAGAAACCACCACGCAAAAGCAATGATGCTCTTATGAATTCTTGGGTTCTTTTCCGCTACTTG GTAATTGGTTCTTATGTGGGAATTGCAACTGTTGGAGTCTTCATCTTGTGGTACACTCAGGCTTCATTCATGGGTATCAATCTTGTGAGTGATGGACATACACTAGTTGGATTATCTCAGCTTCGAAATTGGGGAGTGTGTTCGTCGTGGTCAAATTTTACAGCAGCTCCATTCATGGTTAATGGGGGGAGGATGATCACTTTCACTGATCCCTGTGACTATTTCTCGGTTGGTAAAGTGAAGGCAATGACTTTGTCACTCTCTGTCCTGGTGGCAATTGAGATGTTCAACTCTCTTAATGCTCTTTCCGAAGACATTAGCTTGCTAAAAATGCCTCCTTGGAAGAACCCTTGGCTTTTGGTTGCCATGTCAGCCTCATTCGGACTCCATTGCCTCATTCTCTACATTCCATTTTTAGCGGATGTGTTTGGTGTTGTCCCGTTGAATCTGAACGAATGGCTTCTCGTAGTTATGATTTCGGCACCAGTGATTCTTATCGATGAGGTTCTCAAGTTAGTAGGAAGGAGTAGACGATGGAGAGCAAAGAAGGAGAAGACAGCATGA